A region from the Streptomyces lydicus genome encodes:
- a CDS encoding rhodanese-like domain-containing protein, translating into MQFGSVPTVDVDALTSEHFLLDVRENDEWEAGHAEGALHIPMSEFVARYGELTEAAPADGKVYVLCRVGGRSAQVTQYLVQQGVDAVNVAGGMQAWEAAGRPVSDGKGGAGVVI; encoded by the coding sequence ATGCAATTTGGTTCTGTGCCCACGGTCGATGTCGACGCTCTCACGTCGGAGCACTTCCTCCTGGACGTGCGTGAGAACGACGAGTGGGAGGCGGGGCACGCCGAAGGCGCGCTGCACATCCCGATGAGCGAATTCGTCGCTCGCTACGGAGAGTTGACCGAGGCGGCCCCTGCGGACGGCAAGGTGTATGTGCTGTGCCGGGTCGGTGGGCGCTCGGCGCAGGTGACGCAGTATCTGGTCCAGCAGGGTGTCGACGCGGTGAATGTCGCGGGCGGCATGCAGGCCTGGGAGGCCGCCGGCCGCCCCGTGTCGGACGGCAAGGGCGGCGCCGGGGTGGTCATCTAG
- the paaE gene encoding 1,2-phenylacetyl-CoA epoxidase subunit PaaE yields MFHPLQVREIERLTDDAVAVTFAVPPELRTAFRHTPGQHIALRRTVDGQEIRRTYSICTPATDQPVLRVGIRLVEDGVFSTYALKELAVGDTVEVMAPAGRFTLAPRPGHFVAIVGGSGITPVLSIAATLLERQPDARFCLIRSDRTAASTMFLEEVADLKDRHPQRFQLIHALSREEQQAGLPSGRLDEARLRSLLPALLKIDSVDGWYLCGPYGLVQGAERALRALQVPRTRIHEEIFHVDNGAPTAPAAAPAHSTVTATLDGRSGTWPVHDSESLLEAVLRNRADAPYACKGGVCGTCRAFLVSGKIRMDRNFALESDEVDAGYVLACQSHPVTEQVELDFDR; encoded by the coding sequence ATGTTCCACCCGCTCCAGGTCCGGGAGATCGAGCGGCTCACGGACGACGCGGTGGCCGTCACCTTCGCGGTCCCGCCCGAGCTGCGCACGGCCTTCCGGCACACTCCCGGACAGCACATCGCCCTGCGCAGAACGGTCGACGGCCAGGAGATCCGCCGTACGTACTCCATCTGCACCCCGGCCACCGACCAGCCCGTACTGCGTGTAGGTATCCGTCTCGTCGAGGACGGCGTCTTCTCGACCTACGCGCTCAAGGAACTCGCCGTCGGCGACACGGTCGAGGTGATGGCCCCGGCCGGCCGGTTCACCCTCGCACCACGCCCCGGACATTTCGTCGCCATCGTCGGCGGCAGTGGCATCACCCCCGTGCTGTCCATCGCCGCCACCCTGCTCGAACGGCAGCCGGACGCCCGCTTCTGCCTCATCCGCAGCGACCGCACGGCGGCGTCGACGATGTTCCTGGAGGAGGTGGCCGACCTCAAGGACCGCCATCCGCAGCGCTTCCAGCTCATCCACGCCCTCTCGCGCGAGGAGCAGCAAGCCGGCCTGCCCTCCGGCCGCCTGGACGAGGCCCGGCTCCGCTCCCTCCTGCCCGCGCTGCTGAAGATCGACTCCGTCGACGGCTGGTACCTCTGCGGCCCCTATGGCCTGGTCCAGGGCGCCGAACGCGCCCTCCGCGCCCTCCAGGTGCCGCGCACCCGCATCCACGAAGAGATCTTCCACGTCGACAACGGCGCCCCGACCGCCCCCGCCGCCGCACCCGCGCACAGCACCGTGACCGCCACCCTCGACGGCCGCTCCGGCACCTGGCCGGTCCACGACAGCGAGTCGCTGCTCGAGGCGGTCCTGCGCAACCGCGCGGACGCCCCGTACGCCTGCAAGGGCGGCGTCTGCGGCACCTGCCGCGCCTTCCTGGTCTCGGGCAAGATCCGCATGGACCGCAACTTCGCCCTGGAATCCGACGAGGTAGACGCGGGGTACGTCCTCGCCTGCCAGTCCCATCCGGTCACGGAGCAGGTGGAGCTGGACTTCGACCGATGA
- a CDS encoding J domain-containing protein, which translates to MTNSHAENTQDGQHRPDVPGTPDATAAPQAPDARGDGQRAQAGQDGGSEDRTGASEGVDAGQGAQGDSADAKAAAGAEPGGAPDQQAAQDEATRRLAKAVRAAEQALIEFEIAVETFRVEVENFSRLHHQRLGPMYARLDELDAQIAEAVAARTGDPEDVRKAQEARASVLPMPEVEELFHGWMGSDGLFSEAQAMLTEQPVQPPQKVRPSEEARKVYRDLVRKAHPDLARDDAERTRRDEFIARVNAAYGQGNEALLRELVQEWEAGPAPAEERLSESEELYARLEWLAERKELLAAAASELEESAIGAMIKMAPEDPDALLDEIAEKLLADVAERETYLAQLVG; encoded by the coding sequence GTGACGAACTCGCACGCGGAGAACACGCAGGACGGTCAGCACCGACCGGACGTACCGGGTACCCCGGACGCCACGGCCGCGCCGCAGGCACCGGATGCCCGCGGCGACGGTCAGAGAGCCCAGGCCGGGCAGGACGGCGGTTCGGAAGACCGGACCGGGGCCTCCGAGGGGGTGGATGCCGGCCAAGGAGCTCAGGGCGATTCGGCTGACGCCAAGGCAGCGGCGGGAGCCGAGCCGGGCGGCGCGCCGGATCAGCAGGCGGCGCAGGACGAGGCGACGCGGCGGCTGGCGAAGGCGGTCCGGGCCGCGGAGCAGGCGCTGATCGAGTTCGAGATCGCGGTGGAGACCTTCCGGGTGGAGGTGGAGAACTTCTCCCGCCTGCACCACCAGCGGCTCGGCCCCATGTACGCGCGGCTGGACGAGCTCGATGCGCAGATCGCCGAGGCGGTGGCGGCGCGTACGGGGGATCCCGAGGATGTCCGTAAGGCGCAGGAGGCGCGTGCGTCGGTGCTGCCGATGCCGGAGGTCGAGGAGCTGTTCCACGGCTGGATGGGCTCGGACGGGCTGTTTTCCGAGGCGCAGGCGATGCTCACCGAGCAGCCGGTGCAGCCGCCGCAGAAGGTGCGGCCCAGCGAGGAGGCCCGCAAGGTCTACCGCGACCTGGTGCGCAAGGCCCATCCGGACCTGGCGCGGGACGATGCCGAGCGGACCCGGCGCGACGAGTTCATCGCGCGGGTCAACGCAGCGTACGGGCAGGGTAACGAGGCCCTGCTGCGGGAGCTGGTGCAGGAATGGGAGGCCGGTCCCGCTCCGGCCGAGGAACGGCTCAGCGAGAGTGAGGAGCTGTACGCCCGGCTGGAGTGGCTGGCCGAGCGCAAGGAGCTGCTGGCTGCCGCGGCCTCCGAGCTGGAGGAGAGCGCGATCGGGGCGATGATCAAGATGGCGCCGGAGGACCCGGACGCGCTCCTGGACGAGATCGCCGAGAAGCTGCTCGCCGATGTTGCGGAACGTGAGACGTACCTCGCGCAGCTGGTCGGGTAG
- the paaD gene encoding 1,2-phenylacetyl-CoA epoxidase subunit PaaD, with the protein MVTTTALEEELLALAGSVPDPELPVLTLAELGVLRGVQLTGPGRVEVRLTPTYTGCPAIETMSADIERVLHDHGIPEVEVRTVLSPPWTTDAITAEGRRKLAEFGIAPPRPTGPAGGPVAVDLTLRCPHCGSTDTTLLSRFSSTACKALRRCESCREPFDHFKEL; encoded by the coding sequence ATGGTGACCACCACCGCCCTCGAAGAGGAACTGCTCGCCCTGGCCGGCTCCGTTCCCGACCCCGAACTGCCCGTGCTCACCCTCGCCGAACTGGGAGTGCTGCGCGGGGTACAGCTGACCGGCCCCGGCCGGGTCGAGGTGCGGCTCACCCCCACCTACACCGGCTGCCCCGCCATCGAGACGATGTCGGCCGACATCGAGCGAGTGCTGCACGACCACGGGATACCCGAGGTCGAGGTACGCACGGTCCTCAGCCCGCCGTGGACCACGGACGCGATCACCGCCGAAGGCCGCCGCAAGCTCGCGGAATTCGGTATCGCACCCCCGCGCCCCACGGGACCGGCCGGCGGCCCGGTCGCCGTCGACCTCACCCTCCGCTGTCCGCACTGCGGATCGACCGACACCACCCTGCTGAGCCGGTTCTCCTCCACGGCATGCAAGGCACTGCGACGCTGCGAGTCCTGCCGCGAGCCCTTCGACCACTTCAAGGAGTTGTGA
- the paaC gene encoding 1,2-phenylacetyl-CoA epoxidase subunit PaaC gives MRNVTATPALPLGDDALILSHRLGEWAGRAPVLEEEVALANIALDLLGQARVLLSLAGDEDELAYLREERQFRNLQLVEQPNGDFAHTIARQLYFSTYQELLFEHLATTENELAPLAAKAVKEVAYHRDHAHQWTLRLGDGTDESHTRMQRALDALWRFTGELFEPVAGLETVPWPALHDSWTARITATLEQATLTVPEGPRHGAWTAGAGRQGLHTESFGRLLAEMQHLHRSHPGAAW, from the coding sequence CGAGTGGGCGGGGCGCGCCCCGGTCCTGGAGGAGGAGGTCGCACTGGCCAATATCGCGCTGGACCTGCTCGGCCAGGCCCGTGTGCTGCTCTCCCTCGCCGGTGATGAGGACGAACTGGCCTATCTGCGCGAGGAGCGGCAGTTCCGCAACCTCCAGCTCGTCGAGCAGCCCAACGGCGACTTCGCCCACACCATCGCCCGCCAGCTCTACTTCTCCACCTACCAGGAGCTGCTGTTCGAGCATCTCGCCACCACCGAGAACGAGTTGGCACCGCTGGCCGCGAAGGCCGTCAAGGAGGTCGCCTACCACCGCGACCACGCCCATCAGTGGACGCTGCGCCTGGGGGACGGCACCGACGAGAGCCATACCCGGATGCAACGTGCCCTGGACGCCCTCTGGCGCTTCACCGGCGAGCTGTTCGAGCCGGTGGCGGGACTGGAAACGGTGCCCTGGCCGGCCCTGCACGACAGCTGGACCGCACGCATCACCGCCACCCTGGAACAAGCCACCCTCACCGTCCCCGAAGGCCCCCGGCACGGTGCCTGGACGGCCGGCGCGGGCCGCCAGGGCCTGCACACCGAATCGTTCGGACGGCTGCTCGCCGAGATGCAGCACCTCCACCGCAGCCACCCGGGGGCGGCATGGTGA
- a CDS encoding acyl-CoA dehydrogenase family protein, protein MDFTFTEEQQAAAEAARAVFAGVAPDGVPSPALTPGAVADDFDRALWRKLADADLLSLPIAPEHGGAGLDPIALCLVLRESAKVLARVPLLEAGAAAFTLQRYAADELGAQVLPRIAAGELVVTVAGSGRTGHEPAELAVDARQEGADWVFDGVQTAVPWARTADRLLLPAHTPEGHAVVALVPRTHPGVTLDDQISTTGERLAEVRLGSVRLSDQETITDPGAWELLRNVLTTGTCALALGLGERVLAMTGDYTSKREQFGFPVATFQAVAVQAADRFIDLRAMEATLWQAAWRITTDAAGPLPPAGDVAVAKIWASEGVRRVVQTAQHLHGGFGADTDYALHRYHAWAKQLELSLGPAAAHEEALGDLLAAHPLG, encoded by the coding sequence ATGGACTTCACCTTCACCGAGGAGCAGCAGGCCGCCGCCGAAGCGGCCAGGGCCGTCTTCGCGGGGGTCGCGCCGGACGGCGTGCCCAGCCCGGCGCTCACCCCCGGTGCGGTCGCCGACGACTTCGACCGCGCCCTGTGGCGCAAGCTCGCCGACGCCGACCTGCTGAGCCTGCCGATCGCGCCCGAGCACGGCGGAGCTGGCCTCGACCCGATCGCGCTCTGCCTCGTACTCCGCGAGTCGGCCAAGGTGCTGGCACGGGTGCCGCTGCTGGAGGCCGGCGCCGCCGCGTTCACCCTCCAGCGTTACGCGGCCGACGAGTTGGGTGCGCAAGTGCTGCCCCGGATTGCTGCCGGGGAGCTCGTCGTGACCGTCGCCGGCAGCGGGCGCACCGGGCACGAACCGGCTGAACTCGCCGTCGACGCCCGCCAGGAGGGTGCCGACTGGGTCTTCGACGGGGTCCAGACCGCCGTTCCCTGGGCCCGGACCGCGGACCGGCTCCTGCTCCCCGCCCACACCCCCGAAGGCCACGCCGTAGTCGCGCTCGTCCCCCGCACCCACCCGGGCGTCACACTCGACGACCAGATATCCACCACCGGAGAGCGCCTTGCCGAGGTCCGGCTGGGTTCCGTACGCCTCAGCGACCAGGAAACGATCACTGACCCGGGCGCCTGGGAGTTGCTGCGCAACGTTCTGACCACCGGTACCTGTGCGCTCGCCCTGGGCCTGGGCGAGCGCGTCCTCGCCATGACCGGCGACTACACGAGCAAGCGCGAGCAGTTCGGATTCCCGGTGGCCACCTTCCAGGCCGTAGCCGTCCAGGCCGCCGACCGCTTCATCGACCTGCGTGCCATGGAGGCCACCCTCTGGCAGGCCGCCTGGCGGATCACCACCGACGCGGCCGGCCCGCTCCCGCCCGCCGGGGATGTCGCGGTCGCCAAGATCTGGGCCTCGGAAGGTGTACGCCGCGTCGTCCAGACCGCCCAGCACCTTCATGGCGGCTTCGGCGCCGACACCGACTACGCGCTGCACCGCTACCACGCCTGGGCCAAACAGCTGGAGCTCTCCCTCGGCCCCGCCGCCGCCCACGAGGAGGCCCTCGGCGATCTGCTCGCAGCACATCCGCTGGGCTGA